In Stieleria varia, one genomic interval encodes:
- a CDS encoding RHS repeat-associated core domain-containing protein, whose amino-acid sequence MATIALGSTTIDTRTYDDGGRLLTSVYNNGVSETRSYNVDNTLASISYSGAAIGNYTYGWDDNKNKTSESITGTMSGYGFSVGTSGYDDEDRLVNWERDDTNLDQSWNLSLVGDWNSITENGSSQSRTHGPTHEILTVASQAVQHDAKGNQTEIPAVLRPGSDPLKMKWDFENKLIGADIDNDSTDDITYQFDALGRRVGRDDGTTAMVFVQSGQQTIADYTSGTAATSPTYTYLYASYIDEPVMRTGGSGNRYFHRNQQYSITALTDASGTIQERYAYSAYGMLSIFDGSGTARTSTAEGNRYTFTGREYDEVMDIYHYRARMYDPVVGRFCSRDPIGYVDGWNVYRAYFALSEQDAYGLQTTYEEYYNSEYSGYDCEECVPNHIDVFAVQYNDTDIHDFFEQHADSTGLIPIYFDTADDLAQTVNAHLGQECDCVKTLETYGHSNPSQQGSVNNGEPFGIFPAGNPRLPAPPTDVRWLRRIRFCDDCVIYINGCNSGACPRKEGGPQIAQEVANITGCRVMGALGYMRNPHAVGGEKCTRKLAYDGHDFTPYEGSIDATGDDCWTEFFPKN is encoded by the coding sequence TTGGCCACGATTGCCTTGGGCAGCACGACAATTGACACGCGAACTTACGATGATGGGGGCAGGTTGCTCACCAGTGTGTACAATAACGGGGTGAGCGAAACCCGATCCTACAACGTCGACAACACCTTGGCCAGCATCTCGTATTCTGGTGCCGCGATAGGGAACTACACCTATGGCTGGGACGACAACAAGAACAAGACGTCTGAGTCGATCACCGGCACGATGAGTGGCTACGGGTTCAGTGTAGGCACCAGCGGCTATGATGACGAAGATCGCTTGGTGAACTGGGAGAGAGATGACACCAACCTGGATCAGTCATGGAATCTCTCTCTGGTGGGCGATTGGAACAGCATCACAGAGAATGGCAGTTCACAGTCGCGAACCCACGGTCCTACCCACGAGATCCTGACCGTGGCCAGCCAAGCCGTCCAGCACGACGCCAAAGGCAACCAAACGGAGATCCCGGCAGTGCTTCGTCCCGGCAGCGATCCATTGAAGATGAAATGGGACTTCGAGAACAAGCTGATCGGAGCCGACATCGACAACGACAGCACGGACGACATCACTTACCAGTTCGATGCCCTTGGTCGCCGAGTCGGTCGCGACGACGGCACGACGGCGATGGTTTTTGTGCAGTCCGGTCAGCAAACGATTGCGGACTACACCTCCGGTACTGCCGCGACCTCACCGACTTACACTTACCTCTACGCCAGCTACATCGACGAGCCGGTGATGCGAACGGGCGGCTCAGGTAATCGCTACTTCCATCGAAATCAGCAGTACAGCATCACCGCGCTGACCGACGCAAGCGGAACCATCCAGGAACGCTACGCCTACTCAGCCTACGGAATGCTCTCGATCTTTGACGGAAGCGGCACGGCACGCACGTCCACCGCCGAAGGCAACCGCTACACCTTCACCGGCCGCGAGTACGACGAGGTGATGGACATCTACCACTACCGCGCCCGCATGTACGACCCGGTCGTCGGTCGCTTTTGCTCCAGAGATCCAATTGGGTATGTGGATGGATGGAACGTATACAGAGCGTACTTTGCTTTAAGTGAACAGGATGCATACGGTTTGCAGACTACATACGAAGAATATTACAACTCGGAGTACTCAGGTTATGATTGCGAAGAATGCGTACCCAATCATATCGATGTCTTTGCAGTCCAATACAATGATACAGATATCCACGACTTTTTTGAGCAGCATGCTGACAGCACTGGATTGATTCCCATATATTTTGATACGGCGGACGATCTTGCACAAACAGTCAATGCTCATCTTGGACAAGAATGTGATTGCGTGAAAACGCTGGAAACGTACGGACACAGTAACCCTAGTCAGCAAGGGTCCGTGAATAATGGAGAACCATTCGGGATCTTCCCAGCTGGAAACCCTCGTTTACCCGCACCCCCAACAGACGTTCGATGGTTGAGGCGGATTCGTTTTTGCGACGATTGCGTGATTTACATCAATGGATGCAATAGTGGTGCGTGCCCGCGTAAAGAAGGGGGGCCGCAGATTGCTCAGGAAGTTGCGAATATCACAGGTTGCCGCGTAATGGGAGCCCTGGGCTATATGCGAAATCCTCATGCTGTTGGCGGTGAAAAATGCACTCGAAAGTTGGCCTATGATGGACACGATTTTACACCATACGAAGGTTCTATAGATGCGACAGGTGATGATTGCTGGACGGAATTTTTTCCCAAAAACTAA
- a CDS encoding type II secretion system F family protein, whose protein sequence is MIGAIDVFVFCAIAMTVCVVAVVFKRSQSDAKEIPPMPLLRVRRDTLMNNDARERSFIVRFDRSLQRALIRGGVSLDSTTYTLLLGCFAFLIAGVAFVAELHLTLVVLVFGGVITVGMIAIYVIMAVRISKFAKNLPTSLELLERATRAGENLENAFRLAGESSEEPVKGEFLQCVKQMQMGLDAQRVAEDLASRIDSVDVHLLAHNLAIHQRLGGKLADSLSRLSTSIRDRSQCEEKIKSMTSIGRYSVLAIVVMGLFVLGYMLSAQPEYIDNLFTSPLGTKLLVYAAVSELIGLIWVGFTLKSDF, encoded by the coding sequence ATGATTGGAGCGATCGATGTGTTTGTGTTCTGCGCAATCGCCATGACGGTTTGCGTGGTGGCGGTGGTGTTCAAACGATCCCAGTCGGACGCCAAGGAAATCCCGCCGATGCCACTACTGCGTGTTCGTCGTGACACGTTGATGAACAACGACGCCAGAGAAAGATCGTTTATTGTGCGGTTCGATCGTTCCCTGCAGCGGGCATTGATTCGCGGCGGCGTTTCACTAGACAGTACGACGTACACATTGCTATTGGGCTGCTTCGCATTCTTGATCGCCGGCGTCGCGTTCGTCGCCGAATTGCATCTCACTCTGGTGGTCTTAGTGTTTGGTGGAGTGATTACTGTCGGAATGATTGCGATTTACGTGATCATGGCAGTCCGGATCAGCAAGTTTGCAAAAAACCTTCCGACTTCACTGGAGCTTTTGGAACGAGCCACGCGAGCGGGAGAGAACCTGGAGAACGCGTTTCGACTTGCCGGCGAGTCGAGCGAGGAACCGGTCAAGGGAGAATTCTTGCAATGTGTCAAGCAAATGCAGATGGGGCTTGATGCCCAACGTGTTGCGGAGGATTTGGCATCACGAATCGATTCGGTGGACGTTCATCTGCTGGCGCATAACTTGGCGATTCATCAGCGGCTTGGGGGAAAACTCGCCGACTCGCTTTCCAGGCTGTCGACCTCCATTCGAGATCGATCGCAGTGCGAAGAAAAGATCAAATCAATGACCAGCATCGGTCGCTACTCGGTCCTCGCCATTGTCGTGATGGGACTCTTTGTCTTGGGATACATGCTGTCTGCACAACCCGAGTACATCGACAACCTTTTCACCTCGCCGCTGGGAACCAAGCTGTTGGTCTATGCGGCAGTGTCAGAATTGATCGGCTTGATATGGGTCGGATTCACCCTGAAGTCCGACTTTTGA
- a CDS encoding type II secretion system F family protein — MSTLAPALIFASFAMVTYLIGRRLLVSKEVGGEAITLSPAVFFGDLTMPLSQVLPTTQPKRTQLSKDLLTAGDHRPVAVEDFLAKRNAGVLISLLAGSFILVAGIADGYELMLAIGTGLVCLLAYTLPRILLSGRASRRAMEIEKAIPDAMDMIAMSVQGGLPLATAIGQVSRRLGEIYPALAKELAIVCRQAESGAVEQAFDGFAKRIGIPEIVAWCAMMRQSQKLGGRLADSLRDYASRIRADRQNRAERSGNTASLKLLLPVVLFLAPPIAILLIGPAVIELRDFINREKGATQAAFEGVQDVRP, encoded by the coding sequence ATGTCGACACTCGCGCCAGCACTGATTTTCGCGTCCTTTGCGATGGTCACTTATCTGATCGGACGTCGATTACTTGTGTCGAAAGAAGTTGGCGGTGAAGCGATCACTCTATCGCCGGCCGTCTTCTTCGGCGATTTGACCATGCCTTTATCACAGGTACTGCCGACAACACAGCCGAAACGCACGCAATTGTCCAAGGATCTGTTGACGGCGGGAGACCATCGTCCAGTCGCCGTCGAAGACTTTCTCGCTAAACGCAACGCCGGCGTGCTGATTTCTCTGTTGGCCGGCTCCTTCATTCTGGTAGCTGGAATCGCTGACGGATACGAACTGATGTTGGCGATCGGGACGGGACTTGTGTGCCTGCTCGCGTACACGTTGCCGCGGATTTTGTTGAGTGGTCGAGCGTCGCGGCGAGCGATGGAGATCGAGAAAGCGATTCCTGATGCCATGGACATGATCGCCATGTCCGTTCAAGGAGGATTGCCGCTGGCGACCGCTATTGGCCAAGTATCCCGGCGATTGGGAGAAATCTACCCGGCCTTGGCGAAAGAACTGGCGATCGTCTGTCGGCAAGCAGAGTCGGGGGCCGTCGAGCAAGCGTTTGATGGATTTGCAAAGCGAATCGGAATCCCGGAGATCGTTGCTTGGTGCGCGATGATGCGTCAAAGCCAAAAACTGGGCGGGAGACTGGCGGACTCGTTGCGTGACTATGCAAGTCGCATACGGGCGGATCGTCAGAACCGAGCCGAACGCTCTGGGAACACGGCTTCGCTCAAACTGCTGTTGCCTGTGGTGCTGTTTCTAGCGCCACCGATTGCCATCCTGTTGATCGGACCGGCGGTGATCGAGTTGCGAGATTTTATCAATCGAGAGAAAGGAGCAACGCAAGCAGCGTTTGAGGGTGTCCAAGACGTCCGGCCCTAA